CTATACATAAAAACGCCCCGACAATTCAGTCAGGGCGTTACGAGGATTAATTCTCTTTGAATCCCTTTTTAAATTTAGCCAGCTATCATGTGAGCGATGAATGGCCACGCCACCAACACCGCAGTGCTAAAGGCAGTAACACCAAGACAGACTAAAAGCACTCCAAGCCAAATGTTAGCAAGCGGATTAACAGCTTGAGACACAGTAGTGACTTCGTTAATTTCTTGGCCGATTGTCGTTGTGATAGAATTGGTCATGGCGTCCTCCTTAGCGGGCGTGGGAGACCTACCTCCCATTCAATTATGGTGAAACATTCTCTTTTATTCCATCCTTCTTGATATATTGATATTCCAAGGAATGTGCCAGAAATTCAAAAAACCATATATTTATATTTTATCCTTAAATATCGGTGACTTATAGCGAAATTTAAACTCTCCATAAATAAGCATAGAAACAGTCTTTCGTTGCAGTTGCAACAAAGCTTATTGTTATTTAGGTTAGCAACTTGTGTTTAGGATAATGAACCACTCCTAATTTTGCTGATTGGTGGGAGTTTAACGCTTTTTACTGCCGAAATGAGGTCCTCTCCTTAAAATGTTGCTTTAGCCGTTGCAATATATAAAATGCAACAACTTCATCACAAAGCCGCCACCTCTACATTCTCAAGCAAGCTCACTGGTTTGCGTTTGGAATTGCTTGGCAGGTTAATTTCTTAGGCGGATTCAATTCGCTAGTGCAACCGGTGGATTGATTCCAAAAAATACCTGATTGGGGGTTTTAAATCCAAGGCATTTTCTGGGGCGGTTGTTGAGTTTGTTCATCACTCTCTGAATCTCTTCGTCAGTCACTTCAGCGAGATCCTTGCCTTTTGGGAAGAACTGGCGAATAAGGCCATTGGTGTTCTCGTTTAAGCCGCGTTCCCACGAATGATAAGGGTGCGCAAAATAACCGCTAGACTGAAGCATCTCGTCAATGTCCAGATGCAAGGCAAACTCTTTCCCGTTGTCGTAAGTCAACGTTTTCACGTGTGAGGCCAGCGGTAGTAATCGTTTCACTATGACAGCCCGAACCTTTTTTGCTGTCCGATCGGGTGCCTTGCCAATCATGCTCCAACGGGTCTTGCGTTCCACGAGGGTAACCAAAACAGCGCTGCCTTGTTTGCCAATGACCGTATCGGCTTCCCAATCACCGACTCGACTCCGTTCGTTGACCACCTCTGGTCGTTCGTCGATCGAAACGCGCCCTTTGAGCTGGCCACGACGATCTGGCGCACCGTAACGCTTTTTACGTTGTTTCTGACAGCGCAGATATCGGTAGATGTCACCACCAGCCCGCTTGTCACGAAGAACATATTGATAAATCCACTCGGGACTAACATGGAGACATTCTTCCTGCCGCAGCCAATAGCTGACCTGCTCTGGACTCCAGTATTCGCGGGTCAACTGCTCGACGCGCGCCCAGGACTCGCGAGTGATACGGCAAGTGACCTTTTCCTGACGACGACTTACAGCAAGACCATCAGCCTGCTTGGGTCTGTAGCCTCTCAACCCACAATTGCGTGCCATCTCCCGGCCAATGGTGGATTTATGGCGGCCAAGAACCTTGGCCATTTGCGCCTTCGATTGACCGGCTGTTTTCAAGGCGGAAATCTGATATCTTTCTTCTCGGGTAAGCTGTGTGTAGTGCATCATCGCGCTCCTCTAACTTTGGTCGGTGAAAGAAGCCGTGAGCCTACCGCAGCTTATCCTTCAAACCAAACTATTAGAGTTGCACTTACAACTTGAATCCGGGTTAGAAATCACGATCAAAATACAAAAAACGGCTCGATCTGATTCCAAAGGGTTGGGTCGTCTCTTACATGTTGTGTTCGATCATGTTCCTGCTTCATCGAAGTACTTAAAACACACCCACTATCAGGAGGCCATCTCAAAGCTCCTGATCAATAAGAACGACACAGGGGCCCCCATTTGGAAGGTTGGCCGTTTCGGTGTCTTATTGATGGTGATTTACGGCGGCGTCTCCAATCTGCGCGCGTCACTGCAATTTTTCCTCATTTTACAGACAGCGTTTTTCAGTTGGTTGCTCAGATTGCCAGATGGTATTCCTCTAAGCCTGACTCCGTAGAACTGCCAAATTTTCCAAATGAATTCTGTTTTCATTCGCGGTGTCAAAATTAACACGCACTCCATCTTTTATCATCAGCAGGTAGTCAATTGTTTTCTGGATATCCAAATTTGTTATTTCCAGGGTATGACTTGAAAAGATCTTTCTGGTGGGCAACGAAAGGTAGAGTTTGAGTGTTTCGATATAGGTATCCAGATTTGGATCTTCGACGTAAATAATTGGGCTTTCGACGTTATCACCAACATACAAGGCACCTTCAGCCCAATCGAAAATAGATATGCAATCTCTTGTGTGTCCGGGACTGTGAAATATTTCGATCTGATCGTCAGGGAAGGAGATCGATTTATCGAAAACCAGTGAAGGCAGAACCGGTTCAACCTTACCGCTTATATATTGCCCATTATTGTCAATTTGACTCTGCCAATTGTTGAGCAGATCCTCACGACAAAAACGGTGACCAACGATTGTTTTATCCTTGAAGGCAACATTGCCCCATACATGGTCCCAATGGAAATGTGTGTTGACGACTAGGACTTCTTTCTTCGGGTCAAGCTTTTCCAGGCGTCTAACTATTGGCTCCATGCTCAGGGAACCACAGAACGTATCAATAACAAATAATCTATTCATTTTTTCTATCAGGAAAACACATGTGTAATACTCGCTAATTTCATTATATATGTAGGCTACTGAGTTACCTGTAATAACTATTTCTTCCATTTTTACTCACAATTAATCAAAGTTAGTTTGCTTCTTCAAGGACGAGATCTTCGTTAACAACGATTGACGCAGTGAAGAAACCTGTCTTGGGTTAATTCTATATTTATTTTACGGAAAGAGTCGATGTGGTATGTGGCATTCTCGCAATCCTGCATTGCGAGAAATGCCGACCAGTTCACCAGCCGCTGTACAAAATCAACTTAACTCACTAACAGAGCCTTTTTATTTGTAAGTGATAAAAAGGGGACAGATTTATTTAATCTAAATTACGGGGTTTTGCAAAGTTGCAACCACACCCAAGAACAACAAAAGCCACCCTTCAGCATCAACCTGAAAAGCGGCTTTCAAAATTCACCTTGTCCTAAAACCCCGAATAATATCCCCACAGATCAGTGTGTTATTTCAACTAGTTGCCGCCATATGCTCCCAGCGCGACTGACCTGTCAACCAGCTGCCGTCGCTGGTGATTTTCAGACAGCCTATTTTCGCGGCAAAGCCCTCAATTCAGGCCTTAATGACGATCAGCAGGCAGCGGGAATCTGGATTGATTCAGCGCGGCGGGATGGCGGGGACCTGACGCCAGCCTTTTGCCAGCATGCAAATGTGAAAATAACGTTGTTCATCATACCAGCGACGTTGCACATCGTAATAAAAGGGCGGCGGCTCACCATACCAATAAGCAGAGTGACGATAATAATGGCGGTCGTAGAAGGGAAAGCGCGGGTAGAAGTGGGGGCTAAAATAGTCGCTATTCTCGGCCTCTTGCCGGGACAACCTCAGGCATTCGTCGGTTGCCTGCTGTAACTCTGCTTGACTGAGTCCCTCCGGGTGTTGCCAGACCAAAGGAACCCCGCAGCCACAGAGAAGCAGCAGACAGAACCAGAGCAGGAGATGGGAAAGATTCCAGTTGAACCTGACGCATTTCATGGCTCAATTATAGCGAAAAAAACTCAAAATACTCAAAATCTGTCGAAGATCAGATTGAGCTAAATCCCGACCTGCGGGAACTCATCACCCCTCAACCTGGAGTCATAGGTCCCCTGCTATTTCAGACCCTTAACCGCTGAGGAGAGGGCAATCTTTCTCTCTGTCGCATACAGCTCATGATTCTTCTCGATATCCTTGATCGGATAAAGATAGTTCACCATCAATCCATAGGCCTGCATGAGCCCCTTCTCTGACAGGTCACCGAGCCAGTTGACCCGCTCGATGCGTGCGCCGTTGCCGAGGTGAAAGCGCTCGACCGGGTCGATCGGCTGCCCGTCGGCGCGGGTGGTGTGAAAATACTGGTAGAGCAATTTCTCCAGCAACGGTCGCACCATGGCACAGAATTCACCGTTCTGGTGCCAGCCCGATTGCTCAAGAAGCGCAACGAGATCAACCGGAGACCCCGGCTCAGAATCAGTCTCCGTCAGCCCTTCCATCACCTCTTCACCGAGCAACTTCGCCACTTCTTCGGCACCAGCTCCTTTCAGCCAACGGGAAAAACCGGGGATCGGCGACAGGGTCGAGAAGGTTTTGATGTCAGGCAGTTCCGCCTTGAGGGTTTCGACCACCCGCTTGATCAGAAAGTTGCCGAAACTGATCCCCTGCAGCCCCTGCTGGGCGTTGGAGATCGAATAAAAGATCGCCGTATCGGCGTCCTCAGGGGGCACATGGGGCGTCGATTCATCGAGCAGGTTCTGGATGCTGTCGGAGAGACCGTTGGTGAGGGCGACCTCGACGAAGATCAGCGGTTCGCCGGGCATATTGGGATGGAAGAAGGCATAGCAGCGGCGATCGAGGTGCAGCCGGTGACGCAGGTCCTGCCAGGAATGGATTTCGTGCACCGCTTCGTAGGCGACCAGTTTCTCGAGCAGGGCGGCCGGTGATTGCCAGTCGATGTGACGCATCTCGAGCAGGCCAACATCGAACCAGGTGGCGAGCAGACGGCGAATCTCCAGATCCAGCGTCGCCAGTTCGGCATCGGTTTTGGCAAAGCCGATCAGATCCTTGCGCAGGTCGACCAGAAACTTGATCCCCTGCGGCAGGGTATTGAACTGGTGCAGCAGTTTGAGTCGTGGCGTAATCAGTAGATCGCGCAGCGCCTCTTCAATTGGGCCGCAGTCGGTATCATCGGTCCCCAGATAGCGTTTGCACTGTTGGCGCAGCGCCTGCCGGTCCGGGCCGAATTCACGCGCCAGGAGACGCAGAAACCGACTGCGCCCCGCGCTCGTAAGGTTCTGGTAAAGCCCGCCAATCTCCATGGCGTGCTTGCGTGCCGAGACCTCTCCGCCCCGCGCCTCGATCCAATTCTGAAACTGGCGACGCAAAATGTCTTCGTCGCCTTTGGGGAGATCCGGATTGAGCTTCTGGTTGCGGTCTCCCATCAGGCTGCCGGTGAGACTTGACCAGCTGCGCCCGATCGATTTCAGGCTGTTTTTGAACATTTCAAAGTCCTTGTCTGTTCCTATCTCAAACCAGAGTTCTGGCATTCCGCCGAGATTCGTAAAACCTGAACAATGTCCATGTCCAGGTTTAGCCCTTTTTTATCTGCCTGGCCGCAATTATCTCCAGCACCAGCTGCAATCCGGTCTTATCACAAGGAGACAGATCGATATCCGAGGTGCCAAGTGGCGCTGTCCGCGAGCCCCAGGTCAGCAGATGCGCGCTCCAGGTGAGGCCGCCACCGAAGGCGGGCATCAGGATCTTCGCGCCGGGAGCGACACGGCCCTCTTCAATGGCTTCGACCAGGGCCAGCGGAGCGGTCGCGGCCGACATGTTACCGTAGCGCTGAATATTGATATAGACCTTCTCATCACTGGCGCCCATGCGTTTGGCGAGGGCATCGATGATGCGCAGATTAGCCTGATGCGGCACTATCAAATCGATCGCCTCCTTGGCCAAACCCTCTTTTTCGAGGACATTGTCACAGGCACGGCTCATGCCGACGACGGCGCGTTTAAAGATTTCGGGGCCATTGAAGTTCCATTTCGTTTCACCGAGAATCACCCCCTGATTGGCATATTTCTGTCCCCAGCCGGCGACATCGAGGATATCGCGGTTCTTGCCGAAGCAGCCGAGGGATTCTGCCACCACTCCCGCTTTATGCTCGCTCCCCTCCAGATAAAAGGCGGCGGCACCATCGCCGAACAACACCGCAACGTCACGGTTCGACCAATCCATCATACTCGAAGTCACTTCGGCCCCGATCACCAGCGCACTCTGGACGACACCGGTCCTGATCATCGCGGTTGCGACACTCAAGGCGTACATGCCACTGGTACAGGCGGTGTTCAGATCCATGCAGGCGGCGTTGTCGGCACCCAGCAGTTGCTGCACGCGGGACGCAGAGTTCGGCACTATTTGATCAAATGAGCAACTGCCGAAGATTATCAACCCGACCTCAGCCGCCGTTTTTCCCGCCGCGGCCAAGGCCCGCGCACAGGCAATATGGGCCAGATCGCTGACCGGGACGTGGGAGATACGGCGTTCTTTCATGCCGGTCCGGCTGACGATCCAGGCATCATCTGTTTCAAGAAAGGTTGAAAGATCGCCATTGGTCAGGATTGCGGGCGGGGTGCATTTCCCCCAACCGGTGATATCTGCGTAACGCATCATTGCCTCCTGGGCAGGGTTAAAAAGCGCGAATAAAACGAACAAAGCTGCTTTGACCCGGCGGTTTTGTCACCGCATTTTCAACGAATACTCCAGTCTGGAATAATCGATAACATCCTGAACCCGGTACTCGTCCTTGAGCATCTCAAACACTTCATAGCGGCGCTCTTTGTGCCGACCAGGGCCGAAAATGGTGTACCTCCAAGATGGATCGAGACGTCATTGACCTTCACTCAAAACTACGCTGGAAGTTGACCGACCCTGTTTTTGTGCTTTTGCGAATAATGTAATAACCAGCCCCTGAATACTATCCAATCAAAATCCTCGGGTCAAAGCCTATATCCGAGATCCGGGTTTTACCCTATGACAGAGAGAGAACGAAGCCTTGGCCGGGAGTTGTCAGTCACAGTCTTGGTCCGTGGGCAACCGACCGCTTAAAGGCCGCACTTTATTCATTGCTCTTTTTTGCTGATTAAGACCCTTGACAAACATATCAGTTTTCATATTATATGCGTTATGCAAATTTCGCATATCGATAATTTTCTGCCGCTGTCCAACGTCACCGGTGTCGTTTTTGCCGGAGGCCGCAGTACGCGGATGGGGAGCGACAAAGCAGCCCTGCTGATTGACGGTCAGTCGCTTTTCAGCCGGGTCGCCCGCGCCCTTGGCCAGGTCTGCGCCCGGCGACAGATCGCCGGTGAACGCCCCGACCTTGCGACGAAAGAACTGCCGGCCTTCGCCGACACTTACCCCGGTTCAGCCCTTGGTGGTTTGCATAACGCCCTCGAACATGCATCGACGGAGTGGGTGCTGGTGCTCCCCTGTGACCTGCCCTGCCCTTCTCCACAGCTGCTAAAAACCCTGCTTGCGCATCGTCGGCAGGACGTCCAGGCGGTTATTCCACGAACCTGCTACGGCGATGAACCCCTGATCGCCTGTTACCGCCGGGATATTCTGCCGCTGGTTGAAGCGCAGTTGCTGCAGCAGAACCTGCGCATCAAAGATCTGCTGAAGCATCTTCAGGTTTGCTATCTGGAGGAGGCCAAGCTGCCTGCCGGTTGGCGGCGCGCCTTGACCAACCTGAACCGGCCGCAGGATCTGGCGCGCCTCCTGTCTCCTCCGGTTGTGACCCTGGTCGCGCGCAGCGGCACAGGTAAAACCACCCTGCTGGTCAAACTGATCGCCGAGATGACCGCCCGCGGCTGGACGGTCGGTGCGCTCAAGCATGACGCCCACAAATTCGAGATTGACCACGAAGGGAAAGATACCTGGAAGATGGCCGCGGCCGGGGCGGCCATGACCGCGATCAGTTCCCCAACCAAGACCGCAATCATCCAGCGCCATGAACTTGAGCCACAGTTGGAGCAGTTACTTGCGCCCTTTACCGGCAAGGTCGATATCCTGCTGACCGAAGGCTTTAAAAAGAGCAGTCTGCCTAAAATAGAGGCACACCGCCAGGAGTTACACCAGCCGCTCCTCTGCCGCGGTGAGATCGATGATCCAAGTTTGATCGCGGTCGCCAGTAACACCGTGCTGCACCTGGACGTCCCCTGCTTCGATTTGAATGACGCCAAGCTTCTGGCCGATTTCATCGAGGAACGGTTCTTGAAGTGAACAGGATTCAGGTGCGCGCCAAGGTCTGGCTCGAAGTCGACGGCGAACCGTTAATCGGCTCCGGCCGCGAACGCCTGCTGCTGGCGATAGAGCGTTGTGGCTCGCTGAATGCCGCCGCCGCCGAACTCGGCATCCCCTACCGCAAGCTCTGGGCACAGCTCCAGCAAATGGAGGATCACGCCCCGTTCCCGCTGGTTGAACGTTCCAAGGGGGGCAAAGGCGGCGGATCGACCCAACTGACGATCGAGGCGAAAGAGCTGTTGCAACGTTTCGCACGGCTCAAACTGGGACTGAACGAATTGATTGACGAGAAATTCGCTGAGGAGGATCTGCGATGAGGATTATCCGGCTGTGTCTGCTCATGATTTTACTGCCGACCCTGGCCCAGGCCACTGAACTGTCGGTGTTTGCGGCCTCATCCCTGACCGAAGTTCTGCAAGCAGTCGCGCAGGCGTATCAAACCCAGCATCCCGCCGACAAAATTGTCCTCAACTTTGCCGGCAGCCAGTCCCTTGCCACGCAGATCGAACAGAGCGCACCCGCCGATCTGTTTATTGCCGCCAACACTGCGGCGATGGATAGATTGCTCAACAAAGGGCTGGTCGAGAATCCACGCACTCTCCTGCAAAACCAGCTGGTTCTGGCGATTCAACCTGAACTCAAGGCAAAAATCACTTCAATTAAAGACCTCGCTCGGTACGACCTGCTCCTGGTGATCGGCAACCGGCAGGTCCCCGTCGGCAAATACACCCGTCGACTCTTCGCCAATCTGGCCGCTGATCCCGAGTACGGGCCTGAAGTCGTGCAGCAGATCGAAAAGAAGGTCGTCAGCCAAGAGAATATGGTCAAGGCGATTGTTGCCAAACTGCTACTCGGTGAGGCCGATGCCGGCATCGTTTACCAGAGTGACCTGTCCGCCGATTCCGCGCGTAAATTAGTGGCGGTTCCCATCCCGAGCCGGCACAATCCGCTGGCGACCTATCCGGTGGCCATGACCACCGGAAGACACGCAGATTGTACAAAGCTGGTGGAGTTTCTCTTCAGCCCTGAGGCGCAACAGCTCTTTACCCGCTATGGGTTTCTGACGGGTGCCCGCGAGTGAACCGGCCCCGCCTTTTCTCTCTGTTTCTGGCAACCGCGGGGTCGCTGCTGGCCGCCCTGATCCTGCTGCCGATTCTCGCCCTTTTGCTGGCCAGCAGTCCGCGAGAACTGCTAAGCCTGCTGTTGCGCGGTGAAGTCCAGCAAGCCCTCTGGATCACGCTGCTCTCGTCACTTCTGGCACTCCCGCCGATATTCCTCCTGGGCCTCCCCGCCGCCTACGGCCTTTCGCGCATCAACGGCAAAGTGCGCCGGATTCTGGAGACCCTGCTCGAACTGCCGATGGTGATGCCCCCGATCGTGGCCGGTCTGTCTCTGTTGCTCGCTTTTGGCCGCCGCGGCCTGCTCGGCAATCTGCTGATGGATATCGGGCTGAGTATCCCCTTTACCCTACTGGCGGTTATCATCGCCATTCTGTTTATTGTCACACCCTATTTCGTGCGGCGCTGTACCCTGCTCTTCGCCGGGGTCGATCCTAAACTTGAGGATGCGGCCCTGCTGCTTGGCGCCACCCCTTTTCAGACCTTTCTACGGGTCTCACTCCCCCTGGTCCGTCGCGGCCTGGCGGCGGAAGCGATCATGGCGCTGGCCCAGGGGGTCGGGCTGTTCGGCACCATTATCCTGTTTGCGGGCAATCTCCCCGGCCGCACCCAGACCCTGTCGCTGGCGATCTACACCGCCTTTCAGTCGGATCCACAACAGGCCTTCGGCTTGGGCGCGCTGCTGTTGTTGATCTCTTTGTGCCTGCTGACCGCGGTAAAATGGGTTGCGCCACAGGAGTCAACCCAATGAATAGCCTCAGGTGCCGCGTCCAATACCCGCTCGCGCAGTATGAGCTGGTGGTCGATCTGACCGTGAAGGCGGGTGTTACCGTGTTACTCGGGCCCAATGGCGCCGGGAAAAGTAGCCTGTTGCGACTGATCGCCGGTCTGGCCAAGCCCAGAGCCGGGCGGATCCAGTTGGGTGAGCGGCTGTTATTTGATGTCCTCAAGAAGATCGATCTGCCCCCCGAACAGCGGCGGATCGGCATGGTCTTCCAAGATCTGGCCCTCTTCCCACACCTCAATGCCAGGCAGAACATCGCTTTCGGGCTGCGGATTCGATCTCTGCCCAAGGCTGAGATCGAGAACCAGGTTGAGAGCATTCTCGATAAACTCGGGATCGGCCAACTGGCCGAACGCAGTGTCACCACCCTCTCGGGTGGCGAACGACAGAAGGTCGCCCTGGCACGCACCTTGATCACCGGTCCGCAATTGCTGCTGCTCGACGAACCGACCGCGGCCCTCGACCCGTCGTCACGCGGGGCGATCCGACGCTGGCTGCACCAGATCCTGGGAGAGCTACAGATTCCAACCCTGCTGGTGACCCATGATTCCGAGGAAGTTGCCTGGTTTCGCAAACGCGTCGCAGTCATCGAGAATGGGCAGATCGTGCAACGCGGCAGCTATCACCAGCTGCTGCGTGAACCACAAAGTGACTTTGTCGCCCGCTTTGCCGGGATCAACCTAATCAGCGGCGAGGTGATTGAACAGGGGAGCGAGAAATCTTTTCACAGCGCTGGCGGCACCCGCCTCCTCGGACAGTTTATCAGCGTACTCCCCGGACCTGCGACCCTGGCGGTTGCCCCCTGGGAGGTCTCGCTGTTTGCCGAGCCACCGGGCGGGAGTCCACAGAATGTTATTCCCGGCCGCGTCAGTGAACGCATTGTCCTGGGCGACCGGGTCCGGGTCACCCTGCTCGGTAAAGAAAAGCTGGTCTCTGAAATCAGTCACCGGGCCTGGGAGAAGATGGGATCCTTCGACACCGGGAGTGAACTGTACGCCGTTTTTAAAGCGCGCGAAGCGCGTATCCTGAGCAACTAAGTTGCTTGAATAAATAAGGAGTAACCATGAATGCAAAGATTGTCGCAACCTGCATCAGCACCAAC
Above is a genomic segment from Geopsychrobacter electrodiphilus DSM 16401 containing:
- the modA gene encoding molybdate ABC transporter substrate-binding protein, with the translated sequence MRIIRLCLLMILLPTLAQATELSVFAASSLTEVLQAVAQAYQTQHPADKIVLNFAGSQSLATQIEQSAPADLFIAANTAAMDRLLNKGLVENPRTLLQNQLVLAIQPELKAKITSIKDLARYDLLLVIGNRQVPVGKYTRRLFANLAADPEYGPEVVQQIEKKVVSQENMVKAIVAKLLLGEADAGIVYQSDLSADSARKLVAVPIPSRHNPLATYPVAMTTGRHADCTKLVEFLFSPEAQQLFTRYGFLTGARE
- a CDS encoding ABC transporter ATP-binding protein, with the translated sequence MNSLRCRVQYPLAQYELVVDLTVKAGVTVLLGPNGAGKSSLLRLIAGLAKPRAGRIQLGERLLFDVLKKIDLPPEQRRIGMVFQDLALFPHLNARQNIAFGLRIRSLPKAEIENQVESILDKLGIGQLAERSVTTLSGGERQKVALARTLITGPQLLLLDEPTAALDPSSRGAIRRWLHQILGELQIPTLLVTHDSEEVAWFRKRVAVIENGQIVQRGSYHQLLREPQSDFVARFAGINLISGEVIEQGSEKSFHSAGGTRLLGQFISVLPGPATLAVAPWEVSLFAEPPGGSPQNVIPGRVSERIVLGDRVRVTLLGKEKLVSEISHRAWEKMGSFDTGSELYAVFKAREARILSN
- a CDS encoding beta-ketoacyl-ACP synthase 3; this translates as MRYADITGWGKCTPPAILTNGDLSTFLETDDAWIVSRTGMKERRISHVPVSDLAHIACARALAAAGKTAAEVGLIIFGSCSFDQIVPNSASRVQQLLGADNAACMDLNTACTSGMYALSVATAMIRTGVVQSALVIGAEVTSSMMDWSNRDVAVLFGDGAAAFYLEGSEHKAGVVAESLGCFGKNRDILDVAGWGQKYANQGVILGETKWNFNGPEIFKRAVVGMSRACDNVLEKEGLAKEAIDLIVPHQANLRIIDALAKRMGASDEKVYINIQRYGNMSAATAPLALVEAIEEGRVAPGAKILMPAFGGGLTWSAHLLTWGSRTAPLGTSDIDLSPCDKTGLQLVLEIIAARQIKKG
- a CDS encoding malonyl-CoA decarboxylase translates to MFKNSLKSIGRSWSSLTGSLMGDRNQKLNPDLPKGDEDILRRQFQNWIEARGGEVSARKHAMEIGGLYQNLTSAGRSRFLRLLAREFGPDRQALRQQCKRYLGTDDTDCGPIEEALRDLLITPRLKLLHQFNTLPQGIKFLVDLRKDLIGFAKTDAELATLDLEIRRLLATWFDVGLLEMRHIDWQSPAALLEKLVAYEAVHEIHSWQDLRHRLHLDRRCYAFFHPNMPGEPLIFVEVALTNGLSDSIQNLLDESTPHVPPEDADTAIFYSISNAQQGLQGISFGNFLIKRVVETLKAELPDIKTFSTLSPIPGFSRWLKGAGAEEVAKLLGEEVMEGLTETDSEPGSPVDLVALLEQSGWHQNGEFCAMVRPLLEKLLYQYFHTTRADGQPIDPVERFHLGNGARIERVNWLGDLSEKGLMQAYGLMVNYLYPIKDIEKNHELYATERKIALSSAVKGLK
- the mobB gene encoding molybdopterin-guanine dinucleotide biosynthesis protein B codes for the protein MQISHIDNFLPLSNVTGVVFAGGRSTRMGSDKAALLIDGQSLFSRVARALGQVCARRQIAGERPDLATKELPAFADTYPGSALGGLHNALEHASTEWVLVLPCDLPCPSPQLLKTLLAHRRQDVQAVIPRTCYGDEPLIACYRRDILPLVEAQLLQQNLRIKDLLKHLQVCYLEEAKLPAGWRRALTNLNRPQDLARLLSPPVVTLVARSGTGKTTLLVKLIAEMTARGWTVGALKHDAHKFEIDHEGKDTWKMAAAGAAMTAISSPTKTAIIQRHELEPQLEQLLAPFTGKVDILLTEGFKKSSLPKIEAHRQELHQPLLCRGEIDDPSLIAVASNTVLHLDVPCFDLNDAKLLADFIEERFLK
- a CDS encoding molybdate ABC transporter permease subunit, yielding MNRPRLFSLFLATAGSLLAALILLPILALLLASSPRELLSLLLRGEVQQALWITLLSSLLALPPIFLLGLPAAYGLSRINGKVRRILETLLELPMVMPPIVAGLSLLLAFGRRGLLGNLLMDIGLSIPFTLLAVIIAILFIVTPYFVRRCTLLFAGVDPKLEDAALLLGATPFQTFLRVSLPLVRRGLAAEAIMALAQGVGLFGTIILFAGNLPGRTQTLSLAIYTAFQSDPQQAFGLGALLLLISLCLLTAVKWVAPQESTQ
- a CDS encoding winged helix-turn-helix domain-containing protein, whose amino-acid sequence is MNRIQVRAKVWLEVDGEPLIGSGRERLLLAIERCGSLNAAAAELGIPYRKLWAQLQQMEDHAPFPLVERSKGGKGGGSTQLTIEAKELLQRFARLKLGLNELIDEKFAEEDLR
- a CDS encoding MBL fold metallo-hydrolase, coding for MEEIVITGNSVAYIYNEISEYYTCVFLIEKMNRLFVIDTFCGSLSMEPIVRRLEKLDPKKEVLVVNTHFHWDHVWGNVAFKDKTIVGHRFCREDLLNNWQSQIDNNGQYISGKVEPVLPSLVFDKSISFPDDQIEIFHSPGHTRDCISIFDWAEGALYVGDNVESPIIYVEDPNLDTYIETLKLYLSLPTRKIFSSHTLEITNLDIQKTIDYLLMIKDGVRVNFDTANENRIHLENLAVLRSQA
- a CDS encoding IS30 family transposase, translated to MHYTQLTREERYQISALKTAGQSKAQMAKVLGRHKSTIGREMARNCGLRGYRPKQADGLAVSRRQEKVTCRITRESWARVEQLTREYWSPEQVSYWLRQEECLHVSPEWIYQYVLRDKRAGGDIYRYLRCQKQRKKRYGAPDRRGQLKGRVSIDERPEVVNERSRVGDWEADTVIGKQGSAVLVTLVERKTRWSMIGKAPDRTAKKVRAVIVKRLLPLASHVKTLTYDNGKEFALHLDIDEMLQSSGYFAHPYHSWERGLNENTNGLIRQFFPKGKDLAEVTDEEIQRVMNKLNNRPRKCLGFKTPNQVFFGINPPVALAN